Proteins encoded together in one Bacteroides ovatus window:
- the hpt gene encoding hypoxanthine phosphoribosyltransferase translates to MDTIQIKDKLFTVSIKEQEIQKEVIRVANEINRDLAGKNPLFLSVLNGSFMFTADLLKHITIPCEISFVKLASYQGITSTGVIKEVIGLNEDIAGRTIVIVEDIVDTGLTMQRLLETLGTRNPEAIHIASLLVKPEKLKVNLNIEYVAMEIPNDFIVGYGLDYDGFGRNYPDIYTVID, encoded by the coding sequence ATGGATACCATTCAGATAAAAGACAAATTGTTTACCGTTTCTATTAAGGAACAAGAAATTCAGAAAGAAGTGATTCGCGTAGCGAACGAAATTAACCGCGATTTAGCAGGTAAGAATCCGCTTTTCCTTAGTGTGTTGAACGGTTCGTTCATGTTTACCGCTGATTTACTGAAGCATATCACCATCCCTTGTGAAATCTCATTTGTGAAGTTGGCGTCTTATCAGGGCATCACTTCCACCGGAGTGATTAAAGAGGTAATCGGCCTGAATGAAGACATTGCCGGACGTACCATTGTAATCGTAGAAGATATTGTAGACACAGGACTGACGATGCAGCGACTGCTCGAAACATTAGGTACACGCAATCCCGAAGCTATCCATATCGCTTCTCTGTTGGTGAAACCTGAAAAGCTCAAGGTAAACCTCAACATTGAATATGTAGCGATGGAAATTCCGAACGACTTTATCGTAGGTTACGGACTGGATTATGATGGTTTCGGACGTAATTATCCCGATATTTATACAGTAATAGATTAA
- a CDS encoding peptide MFS transporter, whose translation MSALKGHPKGLYLIFATSTAERFSYYGMRAIFILFLTQALLFDKEAAASIYGSYTGLVYLTPLIGGYIADKYWGIRRSVFWGAVMMAVGQFLMFMSASTLDNTNLAHWMMYGGLGFLILGNGCFKPTVSSLVGQLYEPGDRRLDAAYTIFYMGVNVGSFAAPLICGYLGDTGDPHDFKWGFLAAGIMTLFTVVLFETQKNKYLFSPSGEPIGIIPDAKREKKEDKADHISHPKMDKRTKVRNTLVITILTIALIAFFNYAFEGDWVSIGIFTACIVFPVLILLDGSLTKIERSRIFVIYIVAFFVIFFWAAYEQAGASLTLFASEQTNRDIFGWEMPASWFQSFNPLFVVVLAYIMPGVWSFLNKRKMEPASPTKQAIGLLLLSLGYLFICFGVKDAVPGVKVSMIWLTGLYFIHTMGEIALSPIGLSMVNKLSPLRFASLMMGIWYLSTATANKFAGMLSGLYPEAGKVKSIFGYQIATMYDFFMVFVVMSGVASLILFLLSKKLQKMMHGVE comes from the coding sequence ATGAGTGCATTGAAAGGGCATCCGAAAGGCCTTTATCTGATTTTCGCGACAAGCACGGCAGAACGTTTCAGTTATTACGGTATGCGTGCGATCTTTATTCTTTTCCTGACGCAGGCATTATTGTTTGACAAAGAAGCGGCAGCATCCATCTACGGCAGCTATACCGGACTAGTTTATTTAACCCCGTTGATTGGCGGATACATTGCCGATAAATATTGGGGAATTCGTCGTTCCGTGTTTTGGGGAGCGGTGATGATGGCAGTCGGACAATTCCTGATGTTTATGAGTGCTTCCACTTTAGATAATACGAACCTTGCCCACTGGATGATGTATGGCGGACTAGGCTTCCTGATCTTGGGCAATGGTTGCTTCAAACCCACTGTCTCTTCTCTGGTAGGTCAGCTCTACGAACCCGGAGACAGGCGGCTGGATGCTGCATACACCATTTTTTATATGGGAGTGAATGTAGGTTCTTTTGCTGCTCCTTTGATTTGTGGTTATCTGGGTGATACCGGTGATCCGCATGACTTTAAATGGGGATTTCTTGCAGCCGGAATCATGACACTGTTCACCGTTGTTCTTTTCGAGACTCAAAAGAATAAATATCTTTTTTCTCCTTCCGGAGAACCGATTGGTATTATTCCCGATGCTAAACGTGAAAAGAAAGAAGACAAGGCCGACCATATCTCACACCCGAAGATGGACAAACGTACCAAAGTACGTAATACCCTTGTAATCACAATTCTTACCATTGCTTTAATAGCCTTCTTTAACTATGCATTTGAAGGCGATTGGGTGAGTATCGGCATTTTTACCGCCTGCATTGTTTTCCCTGTTCTGATCCTGTTAGACGGTTCATTGACCAAAATAGAACGCAGCCGTATTTTCGTTATCTATATAGTAGCCTTCTTTGTCATCTTCTTCTGGGCAGCCTACGAACAGGCGGGAGCTTCTTTAACTCTTTTTGCGTCCGAACAGACGAATCGTGACATTTTCGGTTGGGAAATGCCGGCTTCGTGGTTTCAATCCTTCAATCCTCTGTTTGTTGTTGTCCTGGCATATATAATGCCGGGTGTGTGGAGCTTCCTCAACAAACGAAAGATGGAACCCGCTTCTCCTACCAAACAAGCGATTGGTTTGTTACTCCTTTCTTTAGGTTATCTTTTCATCTGTTTCGGAGTGAAAGATGCTGTTCCCGGAGTGAAAGTGAGCATGATTTGGCTGACAGGACTTTACTTTATTCATACCATGGGTGAAATTGCTTTGTCGCCTATCGGACTTTCAATGGTAAATAAATTGAGTCCGCTGCGTTTCGCCTCCTTGATGATGGGAATCTGGTATCTGTCTACTGCCACAGCCAATAAATTTGCGGGAATGTTGAGCGGGCTCTATCCGGAAGCCGGAAAAGTGAAGTCAATCTTTGGTTATCAGATTGCTACCATGTATGATTTCTTTATGGTATTCGTCGTAATGTCCGGTGTTGCTTCGTTGATTCTGTTCCTTCTCTCGAAGAAATTACAGAAGATGATGCACGGGGTAGAATAA